A section of the Flavobacterium sp. CG_23.5 genome encodes:
- a CDS encoding ArnT family glycosyltransferase → MRKYYPIIAFLSIIKLIIHLIGNQNYGFQRDELLHLSVSEHLDWGYFEFPPFIAFVGKVAHFIFGYSLSGIRLFSTLAGVGILIICCLIAKELGGKKKAVLLAGVSVLAFLPFYRNQTLFQPVAFDQLFWTLGFYFLIKYFNTKNVKFLVLLGIAAGMGLMNKYTILVWGLGVVVGLLFYDNGALFKNKWLYTSGCITFLLFLPNIIWQFQHDLPVLMHLQKLKESQLDEIGPFDFTLEQLKHPFTLAISLMGLFAYFFDKDLKKYKAIGITALFIFATMWLMQSKAYYFFAIYPVLFASGAVKIEKLLHKKPNWNYAVAAVLLLPMIPFLPLAIPVLPIDTYVNYLNLKPEKDGRIIITDDYADMFGWEEQVKLVDSTYQSLPPQEKINCVIWAENYGEAGAIEIIGKKYQLPNPICSNGSFWLWGSGTTSGEVCISIGNEKKVVESIFKDCTLIKMVKHKYAIDEENNIPVYLCRNPKINRKQNWASLEKHVFD, encoded by the coding sequence TTGAGAAAATACTACCCTATCATTGCATTTCTTTCAATAATAAAATTAATAATTCATCTCATTGGAAATCAAAATTATGGTTTTCAGCGGGATGAATTACTGCATTTATCTGTAAGTGAGCACTTAGATTGGGGCTATTTTGAGTTTCCGCCTTTTATTGCGTTTGTGGGTAAAGTTGCTCATTTTATTTTTGGATACTCGTTATCTGGTATTCGTCTTTTCTCCACATTGGCTGGTGTTGGAATTCTTATAATTTGTTGTTTAATTGCCAAGGAATTGGGTGGAAAAAAGAAAGCGGTTTTGTTAGCTGGAGTTTCTGTTTTGGCATTCTTGCCTTTTTATCGCAATCAGACTCTTTTTCAGCCGGTAGCTTTCGATCAGTTATTTTGGACACTAGGTTTCTACTTTTTGATCAAATATTTTAATACTAAAAACGTAAAATTCCTGGTTTTGCTTGGTATTGCCGCAGGAATGGGCTTGATGAATAAATATACCATTTTGGTCTGGGGATTGGGAGTTGTAGTTGGTTTGTTATTTTATGATAATGGCGCGCTTTTCAAAAATAAGTGGCTTTATACTTCAGGATGCATCACTTTTCTACTTTTTCTACCAAATATTATTTGGCAATTTCAGCACGATTTGCCGGTTCTTATGCATTTGCAAAAATTAAAAGAAAGCCAGCTGGACGAAATCGGCCCTTTTGATTTTACATTGGAGCAATTAAAACATCCATTTACGTTGGCAATTAGTTTGATGGGGCTTTTTGCTTACTTTTTTGACAAGGATTTAAAGAAATATAAAGCTATAGGGATTACTGCTTTATTCATATTTGCAACAATGTGGTTGATGCAATCTAAGGCGTACTATTTCTTCGCCATTTACCCTGTATTATTCGCTAGTGGAGCTGTAAAAATCGAAAAGTTACTTCACAAAAAACCAAATTGGAATTATGCTGTGGCTGCCGTTTTATTGCTTCCAATGATTCCTTTCTTGCCACTCGCAATACCAGTTTTACCAATTGATACTTATGTTAATTATTTAAATTTAAAACCCGAAAAAGATGGACGTATAATAATAACAGATGATTATGCTGATATGTTTGGCTGGGAAGAACAAGTGAAATTAGTCGATAGTACCTATCAATCGTTGCCACCGCAAGAGAAAATAAACTGTGTTATTTGGGCTGAAAATTACGGAGAAGCCGGTGCAATTGAAATCATTGGAAAAAAATACCAGCTGCCAAATCCAATTTGTAGCAACGGAAGTTTTTGGCTTTGGGGAAGCGGTACAACCAGCGGGGAAGTTTGTATCAGTATTGGAAATGAAAAAAAAGTTGTAGAAAGCATATTTAAAGATTGCACATTAATAAAAATGGTAAAACACAAATATGCAATTGACGAGGAAAATAATATTCCAGTGTATCTTTGTCGAAATCCAAAAATAAATAGGAAACAAAATTGGGCGTCATTAGAAAAACATGTGTTCGATTAA
- a CDS encoding 2TM domain-containing protein — MGRLKRQLQNEYQTDDFNPDLRYDLAYKRVKRIKGFYVHALVYVLVNLFIIISFVNGNSDEEGDLRNWETYSTALFWGIGLLAHGLSVFGRNIFFGPNWEENKIKELMEKEKKEKWQ, encoded by the coding sequence ATGGGACGATTAAAAAGACAATTGCAAAACGAATATCAAACGGATGATTTTAATCCTGATTTGCGTTATGATTTAGCTTATAAAAGAGTAAAAAGGATTAAAGGATTCTATGTTCATGCATTAGTATATGTTCTTGTAAACTTATTTATTATTATTTCTTTTGTGAATGGAAACTCAGATGAGGAAGGAGATTTAAGGAATTGGGAGACCTATTCAACTGCTTTGTTCTGGGGAATAGGACTTCTTGCACATGGATTATCTGTTTTTGGAAGAAATATATTTTTTGGACCAAACTGGGAAGAAAATAAAATAAAAGAATTGATGGAAAAAGAGAAAAAAGAGAAATGGCAATAG
- a CDS encoding 2TM domain-containing protein: MENNNKDEERYFKAKKRMEEIKGFYGNLAAYLVVNTGLLVINLLTSPNHLWFFWPMIFWGIGIVIHGMKVFNYMPFLGQDWEEKKIKEFMDKEKENNSNWE; encoded by the coding sequence ATGGAAAATAATAATAAAGACGAAGAACGCTATTTTAAAGCTAAAAAAAGGATGGAAGAGATTAAAGGGTTTTATGGAAACCTGGCTGCCTACCTAGTTGTAAATACGGGCTTACTAGTGATTAATTTGCTAACGTCGCCTAATCATTTATGGTTTTTCTGGCCTATGATTTTTTGGGGAATTGGAATCGTAATTCACGGAATGAAAGTCTTTAATTATATGCCATTTCTTGGTCAAGATTGGGAAGAGAAAAAGATTAAGGAATTTATGGATAAGGAAAAGGAAAATAATAGTAATTGGGAGTAA